One genomic region from Candidatus Nanosynbacter sp. TM7-074 encodes:
- a CDS encoding GspE/PulE family protein, whose translation MDEDKIQARRREQDEEATRRRASILGLQYLDGREFENTLPLLKDVLTIDEMYKGRLVPLAFNEEDQSYRFGVTSQTSESLMKQMRDQYTESGKRIFFFLISGSAFRSIMLRFDPPKRVIYDNIEIAKEGDSDTLAQVTQTLASVGTNDVFNYLVDQADLLGASDIHIENQRESIRIRMRVDGALHTVAELSRDRYRVIMATLASRANISTASREPQSGHMQQEIHRDGVSHVLNLRVEAVATVYGLDIVLRLFNFDESMLNLDLLNISKKERDQIDEVISHPRGMLLMVGPTGSGKSTTLYSILNALNTPDRKIITLEDPVENTIPGITQIPIDTTTGQRFADGLRSVLRLDPDVVMVGEIRDNETAKTAIQASITGHLVLSSFHANSTAAAFSRMIDMIGQNPIFSSAVRLVIAQRLVRRLWDDSKEEYEPDEATRKWVKEVLKDLPEGVDCPNLDTFKLWRAVPTDDVPFGYKGRIPVMEQLVVSENIQKFLRGDVNDVHAGAVEEAAKKDGMVTLLQAGVLAALRGETTLDEVNRVI comes from the coding sequence ATGGACGAAGATAAAATTCAGGCGCGCCGTCGCGAGCAGGATGAGGAAGCGACTCGTCGACGAGCGTCAATTTTAGGACTTCAATATCTGGATGGGCGGGAATTTGAGAACACTCTGCCTCTACTTAAAGATGTTTTGACAATCGACGAAATGTACAAGGGTCGTTTGGTGCCGCTGGCGTTTAACGAAGAAGACCAGTCTTATCGGTTTGGTGTTACTTCGCAGACGTCTGAGTCGTTAATGAAGCAGATGCGAGATCAATATACGGAGAGCGGCAAGCGAATTTTCTTTTTCTTGATTTCCGGTTCGGCGTTTCGGTCAATTATGCTCAGGTTTGATCCGCCAAAGAGGGTTATTTATGATAATATTGAAATCGCCAAAGAGGGCGATAGTGATACTTTAGCGCAGGTTACGCAGACTTTGGCTTCTGTGGGCACAAATGACGTGTTTAATTATCTAGTTGATCAAGCGGATTTGTTGGGTGCGTCAGATATTCATATTGAAAACCAGCGTGAGTCAATTCGGATTCGGATGCGTGTTGATGGAGCATTACATACTGTGGCGGAGCTAAGTCGAGATCGTTATCGGGTGATTATGGCGACATTAGCCTCGCGGGCAAATATTTCTACTGCCTCCAGAGAGCCGCAGTCGGGTCATATGCAGCAGGAAATTCATCGAGATGGAGTGTCTCATGTGCTGAATTTGCGTGTGGAGGCGGTGGCGACGGTTTATGGATTAGACATTGTTCTGCGCCTATTTAACTTTGATGAGTCAATGCTTAATCTGGATCTTTTAAATATCTCAAAGAAAGAACGTGATCAGATTGATGAAGTTATTTCACATCCGCGCGGCATGTTGTTGATGGTTGGTCCGACTGGTTCAGGAAAATCGACGACATTGTATAGTATTTTGAATGCTTTAAATACGCCAGATAGAAAGATTATTACGCTGGAAGACCCGGTGGAAAATACAATTCCGGGAATTACACAGATTCCAATTGATACAACAACTGGCCAAAGGTTCGCTGATGGGCTGCGTAGTGTTTTGCGTCTTGACCCAGATGTGGTGATGGTTGGTGAGATTCGCGACAACGAGACTGCTAAGACGGCAATCCAGGCGTCGATTACTGGTCACTTGGTACTATCTAGCTTTCACGCCAATTCAACTGCAGCGGCGTTTAGTAGGATGATCGATATGATTGGACAGAATCCGATTTTTAGCTCGGCAGTGCGGCTGGTTATCGCGCAGCGGCTGGTCAGGAGATTATGGGACGATAGTAAGGAAGAATACGAGCCAGACGAGGCGACACGCAAGTGGGTCAAGGAAGTTCTTAAGGATTTGCCAGAGGGTGTTGATTGTCCAAATTTGGATACGTTCAAGCTGTGGCGAGCTGTGCCGACGGATGACGTACCATTTGGGTATAAGGGGCGTATTCCGGTGATGGAGCAGCTGGTGGTGAGTGAGAATATCCAGAAGTTTCTGCGTGGCGATGTTAACGACGTGCATGCGGGCGCAGTCGAGGAGGCCGCGAAGAAGGATGGCATGGTGACGCTGCTTCAGGCTGGCGTGTTGGCGGCTCTTCGTGGCGAGACGACGCTGGATGAAGTCAACAGGGTAATATAA
- a CDS encoding TrmH family RNA methyltransferase: MHPEITLLVHNIRSTHNVGAIFRTAEGFGVKKIILSGYTPYPDLSLCSKAPSCALVDGEIRSEDPRLPHIREKITSQIHKTALGAESLVPFEFYEDINDWIKENEQTENLPIVALEQSKDSVMLSEFQPPKKFALLLGEEVHGITPELLDNCDFTIEIPMFGQKESFNVSVATGIALFGLIFPRMK; this comes from the coding sequence ATGCACCCAGAAATCACGCTGTTGGTTCACAATATTCGCTCAACGCATAATGTTGGGGCAATTTTTCGCACAGCTGAGGGATTTGGTGTGAAGAAGATTATTCTTAGTGGCTATACACCGTATCCAGATTTAAGCTTATGTAGCAAAGCGCCTAGCTGTGCGCTTGTTGATGGAGAAATTAGATCTGAAGATCCTCGATTGCCGCACATTCGTGAAAAAATCACCAGCCAAATTCATAAAACAGCCTTAGGCGCGGAAAGTTTGGTGCCGTTTGAGTTTTACGAAGATATCAATGACTGGATTAAGGAAAATGAGCAAACAGAAAACCTGCCAATTGTTGCGCTGGAGCAATCAAAAGACAGCGTGATGCTATCAGAATTTCAGCCACCTAAAAAATTTGCACTACTGCTCGGCGAAGAAGTCCACGGAATCACGCCGGAACTTTTAGACAATTGCGACTTCACTATAGAAATCCCAATGTTCGGCCAAAAAGAATCATTCAACGTGTCGGTCGCAACAGGAATTGCACTATTTGGACTGATTTTCCCGAGAATGAAATAA
- the dnaE gene encoding DNA polymerase III subunit alpha → MTGGNSGQSSPAALKPSDFVHLHNHTFHSVLDGLTKINDLVDKVKEFGMEAAAVTDHGTMSGILDYYKTAKKAGIKPILGIETYVAARSRFDRDPAKDKQRFHLTVLAMNNTGFHNLMKLSTQANLDGMYYKPRTDHDLLEELNEGLIVLSGCASGEIGVALRDDDYDRARDIAKWYKSVFGDRYYLELQDHGHPKSNTHWDVQAKINEGLIKLSKELDIEMVVTCDGHYLTHDHQDAHEILLCVGTGSYLSDEKRMSLKDFELHLTDPRDIIDHWGEEYPEVVLNTKKVADRCDVEIELGRILIPKYPLPEGENEHSYLLRLTYQGLLQRYNGTSKEEAEKLDPDDIIPQLSDEVRQRAEMELGVMGNMGYEGYFLIVQDFINWGKSKGIVFGPGRGSAAGSIIAYALNITDLDPLKYGLLFERFLNPDRISMPDIDVDIQDTRRDEVIEYCAKKYGEDHVSNIATFGKMFGRMAVRDVARVLEVPYAESDRLAKLVPPPNQGRHIPLSVSIKEDADLRREYENNPTAKEVLDYAIQLEGTIRSHGVHACGVVIAPDTLVNYIPLEMAQKGVVATQFPMGEVEELGLLKMDFLGLSNLTIINNAMRIIRKAYNTEINLSQLPLDDKKTYELFQRGDTTGVFQLESAGMKRYLRGLKPTTFEDIIAMVALYRPGPMQFIDSFIRRKHGEEEITYLHPGMKNSLKNTYGILVYQEQFMQISKEWCGFTGGQADTLRKAVGKKKIDLMKKVKPEFIEGAVKVGGATKEIAETFWTQLEEFANYCFNKSHAACYGLIAYWTAYLKAHYPDAFMAALMTSDHDDTDRLAIEIAECKHMGIDVLSPDVNESFVEFAVVPNENKIRFGMSAVKGVGVGAVEEVLRAREEGAFLSVEDFARRVSTSKFNRKAWESLIKSGAFDDMGDRSDLLFNLDSITAFASKLQKEAASGQTNLFGMLVDDAASVQSILNLQKAPVKHDDKERLMWERELLGLYISAHPLDRYETYLSEQTQPLTQLVPEYDSRMMTVGGIISTVRTIVTKSGSKMAFVGIEDKFGEGEIIVFPNLYEKVGAKLVQDTVIRVSGKNSARDRDGNLGSESKLIADDIIAITDNDINGYESTGRKMDAPKVSSAVKKERREAYRNQKNGAAPKSTVKNNTSRSQPKTQPAPVNVAPEIPTSRLFVYIKDPNDHSRLVKMKSVCSENAGTTDVVLVLGEKEKSAMRLPFKVDANDNLLSQLKNTLGEECVILK, encoded by the coding sequence ATGACTGGGGGAAATAGCGGACAATCTTCGCCGGCGGCTTTGAAGCCGTCTGATTTCGTACATCTCCATAATCACACTTTTCATTCTGTGCTGGATGGCTTGACTAAAATCAATGATTTGGTTGATAAAGTCAAAGAGTTTGGGATGGAGGCGGCGGCGGTAACTGACCACGGTACGATGAGTGGCATCCTTGACTATTATAAAACTGCCAAAAAGGCTGGCATTAAGCCGATCCTTGGTATCGAGACATACGTAGCGGCGCGCTCGCGCTTTGATCGCGATCCGGCCAAGGACAAGCAGCGCTTTCACTTGACAGTGCTAGCGATGAACAACACCGGCTTTCATAATCTAATGAAGTTGTCTACGCAGGCCAACTTGGATGGAATGTATTATAAGCCGCGGACTGATCATGATTTATTAGAAGAGCTGAACGAGGGTTTAATTGTACTGAGTGGCTGTGCTAGTGGTGAAATTGGTGTGGCGCTTAGAGATGATGATTATGATCGAGCGCGAGATATTGCCAAATGGTACAAGTCAGTCTTTGGCGATAGATATTATCTCGAGCTTCAAGATCACGGCCACCCAAAATCAAATACGCACTGGGACGTCCAGGCAAAAATCAATGAGGGCTTGATTAAGCTATCGAAGGAGCTAGACATCGAGATGGTGGTGACTTGCGACGGGCACTACTTGACGCATGATCACCAAGACGCGCACGAAATTTTGCTGTGTGTCGGTACCGGTTCGTATCTAAGTGACGAAAAGCGGATGAGTCTGAAAGACTTTGAACTGCATTTGACTGACCCACGGGATATTATTGACCATTGGGGCGAGGAATATCCTGAAGTGGTGCTTAATACGAAAAAGGTGGCGGATCGCTGCGATGTTGAGATTGAGCTGGGCCGTATTCTTATTCCTAAGTATCCGCTTCCCGAAGGCGAGAATGAGCATTCGTATCTGCTGAGATTGACCTACCAGGGTTTGTTGCAGCGCTATAACGGTACCTCGAAAGAAGAGGCTGAAAAATTAGACCCCGATGATATCATCCCGCAATTATCCGACGAAGTTCGCCAGCGCGCCGAGATGGAGCTGGGCGTGATGGGCAATATGGGCTATGAGGGATATTTCTTGATCGTTCAGGATTTTATCAACTGGGGTAAATCTAAAGGGATCGTTTTTGGTCCGGGTCGGGGTAGCGCTGCAGGATCAATTATTGCCTACGCACTGAACATTACCGACCTCGATCCCTTGAAGTACGGTCTGCTATTTGAGCGTTTCCTAAATCCGGATCGTATTTCCATGCCGGATATCGACGTCGATATTCAAGATACTCGCCGCGACGAAGTGATTGAGTATTGTGCCAAAAAATATGGCGAAGACCACGTTAGTAATATCGCTACCTTTGGTAAAATGTTTGGGCGTATGGCGGTGCGTGATGTCGCCAGGGTGCTGGAAGTTCCGTATGCCGAGAGCGACCGCTTGGCTAAGTTGGTGCCACCACCAAACCAGGGTCGTCATATTCCGCTGTCGGTCAGTATTAAAGAAGATGCAGATTTGCGCCGTGAGTATGAGAATAATCCTACCGCCAAAGAAGTGTTGGATTATGCTATCCAGCTCGAGGGCACGATTCGCAGCCACGGAGTTCATGCCTGCGGTGTGGTGATCGCGCCGGATACGCTGGTTAATTATATTCCGCTAGAAATGGCACAAAAAGGCGTGGTGGCTACTCAATTCCCGATGGGCGAAGTCGAGGAATTGGGCCTGCTGAAGATGGACTTTTTGGGGCTTTCGAACTTGACGATTATTAACAACGCCATGCGGATTATCCGAAAAGCTTATAATACAGAGATTAATCTTTCGCAGCTGCCGCTTGACGATAAGAAGACCTATGAACTATTCCAGCGCGGTGATACAACCGGAGTATTCCAGTTGGAGTCGGCGGGGATGAAGCGGTATTTGCGTGGACTAAAGCCGACTACATTTGAGGATATCATCGCTATGGTGGCACTGTATCGTCCGGGCCCGATGCAGTTTATTGACAGTTTTATTCGGCGCAAACACGGCGAGGAAGAAATAACTTACTTACATCCTGGAATGAAAAACTCGCTAAAAAATACTTACGGAATTTTGGTCTACCAAGAGCAATTTATGCAGATTTCTAAGGAATGGTGCGGCTTTACCGGTGGTCAGGCTGATACGCTGCGTAAAGCTGTTGGTAAGAAAAAGATTGACTTGATGAAAAAAGTTAAGCCTGAATTTATCGAGGGCGCGGTTAAAGTTGGTGGTGCTACGAAGGAAATTGCGGAAACTTTCTGGACGCAGCTGGAGGAGTTTGCTAACTATTGTTTCAATAAATCGCATGCCGCTTGTTATGGCTTGATTGCCTACTGGACGGCATATTTGAAGGCGCATTATCCGGACGCGTTTATGGCGGCACTGATGACTAGTGATCATGATGATACAGATCGTTTGGCAATTGAGATCGCGGAATGTAAGCATATGGGAATTGATGTACTCAGTCCGGATGTTAATGAGTCATTCGTTGAATTTGCTGTGGTGCCTAATGAAAATAAAATTCGCTTCGGCATGTCAGCAGTGAAGGGTGTCGGTGTTGGTGCGGTTGAGGAAGTTTTGCGTGCGCGCGAGGAAGGCGCGTTCTTGTCGGTGGAAGATTTTGCCAGGCGTGTTTCGACCAGCAAGTTTAATCGTAAGGCTTGGGAATCTCTTATTAAATCCGGCGCCTTTGACGATATGGGCGATCGGTCGGATTTGCTATTCAATCTGGACTCCATCACGGCATTTGCCTCTAAGCTTCAAAAAGAAGCTGCCAGTGGCCAGACTAATTTGTTCGGTATGTTGGTTGATGATGCGGCAAGCGTTCAGTCGATACTTAATCTACAGAAAGCGCCAGTAAAGCATGACGATAAAGAACGTCTGATGTGGGAGCGGGAACTGCTGGGGCTGTATATTTCGGCGCACCCGCTTGATAGATACGAGACTTATCTGAGCGAGCAAACTCAGCCGTTGACGCAATTGGTTCCGGAGTATGACAGCCGAATGATGACAGTCGGGGGAATTATTAGTACCGTTCGCACAATTGTGACGAAGAGTGGCTCGAAGATGGCGTTCGTAGGAATTGAGGATAAATTCGGCGAGGGCGAAATAATTGTCTTTCCGAATCTGTATGAAAAAGTTGGCGCTAAGCTGGTTCAGGACACGGTAATTCGAGTTTCTGGTAAAAACTCAGCGCGAGATCGTGATGGAAATTTGGGCAGTGAAAGTAAGCTTATTGCTGATGACATTATTGCGATTACGGACAATGATATTAACGGCTATGAGTCAACTGGTCGTAAGATGGACGCTCCAAAGGTCAGCTCTGCGGTTAAGAAAGAGCGCCGCGAGGCTTATCGCAATCAGAAAAACGGAGCTGCACCTAAGTCTACTGTAAAAAATAATACTTCCAGATCTCAGCCAAAAACTCAGCCGGCGCCGGTTAATGTTGCACCAGAAATTCCTACTTCCAGGTTGTTTGTGTATATTAAAGACCCGAATGACCATTCGCGGTTAGTGAAAATGAAGTCTGTTTGCAGCGAGAACGCCGGCACGACTGATGTGGTTTTGGTTCTGGGGGAAAAGGAAAAATCAGCCATGCGCCTACCGTTTAAGGTGGATGCTAATGACAATTTATTAAGCCAATTAAAAAACACTCTGGGTGAAGAGTGTGTAATTCTAAAGTGA
- a CDS encoding DUF5665 domain-containing protein codes for MAEKIAKKQPDKLSRKVIRDNENGARQAILEDLFFDFHRSRRQVYWMNFIRGILFGVGSALGATLLITLLIWLLGQFADIFPPLADFINHLIETMQHRQ; via the coding sequence ATGGCAGAAAAAATAGCCAAAAAACAGCCAGATAAATTATCACGAAAAGTTATTCGTGATAATGAAAACGGTGCTAGACAGGCAATTTTAGAGGATTTATTTTTTGATTTTCATCGTTCGCGGCGCCAAGTTTATTGGATGAACTTTATTCGTGGAATTTTATTTGGTGTCGGTAGTGCGCTGGGTGCGACATTGTTAATCACATTGTTAATCTGGTTGCTAGGTCAATTTGCGGATATTTTTCCGCCGCTGGCTGATTTTATCAACCATCTAATTGAGACGATGCAGCACCGTCAATAA
- a CDS encoding UTP--glucose-1-phosphate uridylyltransferase, with protein MKKPTKAIIAAAGFGTRFLPQTKAMPKEMLPLIDKPIIQYVVEELVEAGIKDIIIIGSANKRAIEDHFDAPNEELLANLRAGGAKKQPLIDTVQRLSEMANFVYIRQKGPYGNATPLACASHLIRHDEPVIYTFADDFIMASPSRFRQMIEASENLQGAVLSCKRITDDSEFDRYGIINGQQINDGVIKMTNIVEKPGKTNAPSDLASVSSYLLPGEIFGYLDKAKDQFDGHGEFTIQPIMQEMIDDGFDFYGVEITNGTYYDTGDKLEYLKTVIDFGLRDPNFGDKLRAHLANRLK; from the coding sequence ATGAAAAAACCAACCAAAGCTATCATCGCCGCTGCTGGCTTTGGTACGCGTTTCTTGCCGCAAACCAAAGCCATGCCTAAAGAAATGCTGCCGCTGATCGATAAGCCAATCATCCAGTATGTCGTCGAGGAATTGGTGGAGGCTGGCATTAAGGATATTATTATCATCGGCAGCGCCAACAAGCGAGCGATTGAAGACCATTTTGACGCGCCAAATGAAGAGCTGCTCGCCAATCTGCGCGCTGGCGGCGCTAAAAAGCAGCCGCTGATCGACACCGTCCAGCGTTTGTCTGAGATGGCCAACTTCGTCTATATTCGCCAGAAAGGTCCTTACGGCAATGCGACGCCGCTAGCTTGCGCTTCGCATTTAATTCGCCATGACGAACCGGTGATTTATACTTTTGCCGACGACTTCATAATGGCTAGTCCAAGTCGTTTCCGACAGATGATCGAGGCGTCAGAAAATCTTCAGGGCGCAGTGTTGTCATGCAAGAGAATTACCGATGATTCAGAGTTTGATCGTTATGGCATCATTAATGGCCAGCAAATTAACGATGGCGTTATAAAAATGACTAATATCGTCGAGAAGCCTGGAAAAACCAATGCGCCGTCTGACCTAGCGAGTGTCAGTAGCTATTTGCTGCCTGGTGAGATTTTTGGCTATTTGGACAAAGCCAAAGACCAGTTTGATGGTCATGGCGAATTCACCATTCAGCCGATTATGCAGGAGATGATTGATGATGGGTTTGATTTTTATGGCGTAGAAATCACCAACGGTACGTATTATGATACCGGTGATAAATTAGAGTACCTGAAGACGGTGATTGATTTTGGGTTGCGCGATCCTAACTTTGGCGACAAGCTACGCGCCCATCTGGCCAATCGCTTAAAATAA
- the gatB gene encoding Asp-tRNA(Asn)/Glu-tRNA(Gln) amidotransferase subunit GatB: MMSVYDEYEMTIGIECHVQLATKTKLFSPADNDARNAEPNEKTHEIDFGLPGMLPVLNKHAVELAVRAGKALNAPIARVSRFDRKHYFYPDLPKGYQTSQMYQPIILAGYVDAPLEDGSLKRVRIHHAHMEEDAGKLTHHDGYSLVDLNRAGTPLIEIVSEPDMHSAEEAKAYASELHKLMVYAGVTHGDLYHGNMRFDVNISVAKKGATELGKRAEVKNLNSFRSVERAAEYEFKRQVDLLESGESVVQETRGWSDDKQVTTSQRSKEDAQDYRYMPDADIPPVVLSDEEIARIQAEVPMLPGEYREKWSGLGLDKSVVNSLLSNQDYARIMLEVQEKSGDAAAKRVAHWFASALTTNGNDADNDSMSVDVSGAPRVSVDDLVELAEMTEKAEISSTNAKELFNELLAGATHPRKLAEEKNLLQVSDESAIAAIVDEVLNDPASAASIADIRSGKDKAIGYLVGQAMKRSKGQANPSLAQKLIREKL, from the coding sequence ATGATGAGTGTATATGATGAATATGAAATGACCATTGGTATCGAGTGCCACGTCCAGCTGGCAACCAAAACCAAGCTGTTTAGTCCGGCTGATAATGACGCGCGTAATGCTGAGCCGAACGAAAAAACGCATGAGATTGACTTTGGTCTGCCAGGCATGCTGCCGGTGCTGAATAAGCACGCTGTCGAGCTGGCAGTGCGCGCCGGTAAAGCGTTGAACGCGCCGATCGCCCGCGTTAGCCGGTTTGATCGCAAGCATTATTTCTACCCTGACCTGCCAAAGGGTTATCAGACCTCGCAAATGTATCAGCCGATTATTTTGGCTGGCTATGTCGACGCGCCGCTGGAAGACGGTTCGCTCAAACGAGTGCGGATTCATCACGCGCACATGGAAGAGGATGCTGGCAAGTTGACGCATCACGACGGCTATTCGCTGGTTGACCTCAACCGCGCTGGTACGCCGCTGATTGAAATCGTCTCTGAGCCAGACATGCATTCTGCCGAGGAAGCCAAGGCCTACGCTTCGGAGCTGCACAAATTGATGGTCTACGCAGGTGTGACGCACGGTGATTTATACCACGGCAACATGCGTTTTGATGTCAATATTTCGGTGGCTAAAAAGGGTGCAACTGAGCTTGGCAAGCGTGCGGAAGTCAAAAACCTCAATTCATTCCGCAGCGTCGAGCGTGCCGCTGAATACGAATTCAAACGTCAAGTTGATTTGTTGGAAAGTGGTGAGTCGGTGGTGCAGGAAACCCGCGGCTGGAGTGATGACAAGCAAGTCACCACTTCACAGCGCTCGAAAGAGGACGCTCAGGATTATCGCTACATGCCTGACGCCGACATTCCGCCAGTGGTGCTGAGCGATGAGGAAATTGCTCGTATTCAGGCTGAAGTGCCGATGTTGCCGGGTGAATATCGTGAGAAGTGGAGTGGATTAGGTTTAGATAAGTCTGTGGTTAATTCGTTACTGTCGAACCAAGATTACGCCCGTATCATGCTGGAAGTTCAAGAAAAATCAGGTGACGCAGCTGCCAAGCGAGTGGCGCACTGGTTTGCCAGTGCTTTGACGACTAATGGCAATGACGCCGACAATGACAGTATGTCAGTTGACGTTAGTGGTGCGCCGCGCGTATCAGTTGATGATTTGGTGGAGTTAGCGGAGATGACCGAGAAAGCAGAGATTTCCAGCACTAATGCCAAGGAATTGTTTAATGAATTATTGGCGGGCGCCACACATCCGCGCAAGCTTGCTGAAGAAAAGAACTTGCTGCAGGTATCTGACGAATCGGCCATCGCTGCCATCGTCGACGAAGTATTGAACGACCCAGCCTCGGCAGCTTCCATTGCTGACATTCGCTCGGGCAAGGACAAAGCCATAGGCTATCTAGTCGGTCAGGCCATGAAGCGTTCTAAAGGTCAGGCCAACCCAAGCTTGGCGCAGAAATTAATCCGCGAAAAATTATAA
- the gatA gene encoding Asp-tRNA(Asn)/Glu-tRNA(Gln) amidotransferase subunit GatA, giving the protein MSRISDFIGKSAVENVKEALRRARDIEEYHALLSLTEERALERAELVDKGEISGRLAGVPFVVKDNFLAFGAPTTAAAKMLENFEAPLQATAVEKLEAEGAICIGKANLDAFAHGGSTENSAFGPTKNATDKTRVAGGSSGGSAVVTALDVVPFALGTDTGGSIRQPASFNGVVGVKPTYGAVSRYGVVAMASSTDTIGCFATNADDANLVMEIMAGRDDKDMTTLPDFWRNQLGFTKKKIGLVKQCMTDDVDAAVRQKTLDYAEKLKQLGYGIEEVDLDMMQYSLAMYYIIVPAELSSNLARYDGVRYGHRAAEVKTLAELYGRSRNEGFMTENKRRIMIGSFVLSSGFFDAYYMQAQKARTLLINEFKKLFTEYDALLMPTAPTPAFKLGENTNDPIKMYLADIMTVPASLAGLPAISVPAGSNDEGLPIGVQLIGDYQSDGNLLKLAAEVEAV; this is encoded by the coding sequence ATGAGTCGGATTAGTGATTTTATTGGAAAAAGCGCAGTCGAAAATGTCAAGGAAGCATTACGGCGGGCGCGCGACATTGAAGAATATCATGCGCTGCTGAGCTTGACGGAAGAGCGGGCGTTGGAGCGAGCCGAACTGGTGGATAAGGGTGAGATTTCTGGGCGGCTGGCCGGTGTGCCATTTGTCGTGAAAGACAATTTCTTGGCCTTTGGGGCGCCGACAACTGCCGCTGCAAAAATGCTCGAGAATTTTGAGGCGCCGCTGCAGGCAACAGCCGTTGAAAAATTAGAAGCTGAAGGTGCGATTTGCATCGGCAAGGCGAACTTGGACGCCTTTGCTCACGGCGGTTCGACGGAAAATTCAGCCTTTGGTCCGACCAAAAATGCTACGGATAAAACTCGAGTAGCCGGCGGTTCGTCGGGCGGCTCGGCGGTAGTGACGGCGCTTGACGTGGTGCCATTTGCGCTGGGAACAGACACTGGCGGTTCGATTCGCCAGCCAGCCAGCTTCAACGGCGTGGTCGGTGTCAAGCCAACCTACGGCGCAGTCAGCCGCTACGGCGTGGTAGCCATGGCATCGAGCACAGACACCATTGGTTGTTTCGCGACGAACGCTGATGACGCTAATTTGGTGATGGAGATTATGGCGGGCCGTGACGACAAGGATATGACGACGCTGCCTGACTTTTGGCGGAACCAGCTAGGCTTTACTAAGAAGAAAATTGGTTTGGTTAAGCAATGTATGACTGACGATGTGGATGCGGCAGTTCGCCAGAAAACGCTTGATTATGCTGAAAAACTGAAGCAGCTGGGTTATGGAATTGAAGAAGTAGATCTGGACATGATGCAATATTCGCTGGCGATGTACTATATCATTGTGCCGGCAGAATTATCGTCAAATCTGGCGCGCTATGATGGCGTGCGCTATGGTCACCGGGCGGCCGAAGTGAAAACGCTGGCGGAATTGTACGGCCGCAGCCGTAACGAAGGTTTTATGACGGAGAATAAGCGGCGGATTATGATTGGTAGTTTCGTGTTGTCGAGCGGCTTTTTTGACGCCTATTATATGCAGGCGCAAAAAGCGCGTACGCTGCTTATCAACGAGTTCAAAAAATTGTTCACTGAGTACGACGCGCTGTTAATGCCGACGGCGCCGACACCAGCATTCAAACTTGGTGAAAATACCAATGATCCGATCAAGATGTACTTGGCGGATATTATGACCGTACCAGCCAGCCTGGCTGGACTGCCAGCAATTTCCGTGCCGGCTGGAAGCAACGACGAAGGCTTGCCAATTGGTGTGCAGTTGATTGGTGATTATCAGTCGGACGGCAACTTACTGAAGTTGGCGGCGGAAGTGGAGGCTGTCTGA
- the gatC gene encoding Asp-tRNA(Asn)/Glu-tRNA(Gln) amidotransferase subunit GatC: MTNISTSDIQHLASLSSLALADDEVDGLRQDLENIIGYIEQLGELDTSGVEPTYQVTGLENVWREDEVKPGISRDELLELAPEKQNNQVKVPQVL; the protein is encoded by the coding sequence ATGACAAATATTTCTACCAGTGATATTCAGCACTTGGCGAGTTTAAGTAGTCTGGCATTAGCCGATGATGAAGTTGATGGGCTGCGTCAAGATTTGGAAAATATAATTGGCTATATTGAGCAGCTGGGCGAGCTCGATACGTCTGGTGTGGAGCCAACTTATCAAGTGACGGGCCTAGAAAACGTCTGGCGTGAAGACGAGGTCAAGCCAGGGATTTCTCGGGACGAGCTACTTGAGCTAGCGCCCGAAAAACAGAACAATCAAGTGAAAGTGCCGCAGGTATTGTGA